The Bacillota bacterium genome has a window encoding:
- a CDS encoding DUF1540 domain-containing protein: MDNRIMCSVSNCHYWKNGNICGASQIMVTSDRLAQQKPDSFDAPQASTAPPTPAGRCEETCCKTFVQKGSDKTHVDSVQRM, from the coding sequence GTGGACAACAGGATAATGTGCAGCGTGAGCAACTGCCACTACTGGAAGAACGGCAACATCTGCGGTGCGTCTCAGATCATGGTCACCTCAGACAGGCTAGCCCAGCAGAAGCCGGATAGTTTCGACGCTCCGCAGGCGTCAACGGCACCGCCAACCCCCGCGGGAAGGTGTGAGGAGACCTGCTGCAAGACGTTTGTCCAGAAAGGGTCGGACAAGACCCACGTTGACAGCGTGCAGCGCATGTGA